A DNA window from Mycolicibacter hiberniae contains the following coding sequences:
- a CDS encoding Rv2253/PknI dimerization domain-containing protein produces MPRGPAIAVTVAAVALTSTASIPVAQADHPDWGLNGTYTATSNGEWARKNEVFYDQPSRRSTWTISTECSYPGECTGTVRSDETWTAPIYQRSSVWYVKRPIDNWVPCPDGSTAPGLQTFRFKAMTPEGANADPTSTTLVGEDITTGPSGACGSNKPVYINMPFKLTKIG; encoded by the coding sequence ATGCCCCGTGGGCCCGCCATCGCGGTCACCGTCGCTGCGGTGGCGCTCACCAGCACAGCTTCCATTCCCGTCGCGCAGGCCGATCACCCCGACTGGGGCCTCAACGGCACCTACACCGCCACCTCCAACGGCGAATGGGCGCGCAAGAACGAGGTTTTCTACGATCAGCCCAGCCGGCGCAGCACCTGGACCATCAGCACCGAATGCAGCTACCCGGGCGAGTGCACCGGGACGGTGCGTAGCGACGAGACCTGGACAGCGCCCATCTACCAGAGAAGTTCGGTGTGGTACGTCAAGCGGCCCATCGACAACTGGGTCCCGTGTCCGGATGGCAGCACCGCTCCTGGACTGCAGACCTTCCGATTCAAGGCGATGACGCCCGAAGGCGCCAACGCGGACCCGACGTCGACCACGCTGGTCGGCGAAGACATCACCACCGGCCCCAGCGGCGCGTGCGGGTCGAACAAACCGGTGTACATCAACATGCCGTTCAAACTCACCAAGATCGGATGA
- a CDS encoding PaaI family thioesterase, translating into MSEPITPEDVQRAQAVFEPLTQSLRELIDVTIRSRADESEVRRAHALIQQAGEILGSRLDPAPFGVRTATDGRPLLWGNVAIGMRNAIAPPLRVDRDEAGQRAVADLVLGAAYEGPPGLVHGGVCALILDHVLGATAHRRDRPAFTGTLTLRYVAPTPLGRLRAESWVEREDGGKTFAEGHLLDSQGRVTVHATGIFIRPVART; encoded by the coding sequence CTGAGCGAGCCGATCACGCCGGAGGACGTGCAGCGCGCACAGGCCGTCTTCGAACCGTTGACCCAATCCCTGCGTGAACTCATCGACGTCACGATTCGCAGCCGCGCGGACGAGTCCGAGGTGCGCAGGGCGCACGCCCTGATCCAACAGGCCGGCGAGATACTGGGATCGCGACTGGACCCCGCACCCTTCGGGGTCCGCACCGCCACGGATGGGCGGCCACTGCTCTGGGGCAACGTGGCGATCGGCATGCGCAACGCCATAGCACCGCCGCTGCGCGTTGACCGTGACGAAGCGGGGCAGCGCGCTGTGGCCGACCTTGTGCTGGGCGCCGCCTACGAGGGCCCTCCGGGACTCGTCCACGGCGGCGTGTGCGCGTTGATCCTCGACCACGTGCTGGGCGCCACCGCACACCGGCGCGACCGTCCCGCCTTCACGGGGACCCTGACGCTTCGCTACGTGGCGCCGACTCCGCTGGGCAGATTGCGGGCGGAATCCTGGGTGGAGCGCGAAGACGGCGGGAAAACGTTCGCCGAGGGGCATCTTCTCGATTCCCAGGGCCGCGTCACCGTCCATGCCACGGGGATCTTCATCAGGCCGGTCGCCAGAACCTGA
- a CDS encoding MCE family protein has protein sequence MMSIRRLAIAACCAALTTSGCSFDGLNSLPLPGTVGTGSDAVSYHVQIANIGTLESNSPVMVSDVVVGAIRRMNVEDWRADVEISVRPDAVIPGNAVAAVGQTSLLGSMHLALDPPVGEAPTGRLAPGATIALSKSSTYPSTEQTLSSLSVVVNGGGLTRIGDIVHNFNAALDGRQVQIRDLLTRMNTVVTLLDSQHDNIIATISSLNRMAATFAGQRDVLTGALNRIPPALEVLNKQRPRLITALDKLGDFSATANRLINDSQDDIVRNLKNLEPTVRALADIGPDLTTAISYLPTYPYTQEFIDRGIRGDYMNQFIVFDFTIPRMKRGILLGTRWGDASTSLVPAPGDPWYSTYTRDPLHAPLGPPPTEVASLPPLTAADTDGDAITDGPVSSPPQDGHVSSPPAQGGS, from the coding sequence ATGATGTCGATCCGGAGGCTGGCCATCGCCGCCTGCTGCGCGGCCCTGACCACGTCGGGCTGTTCCTTCGACGGGCTCAACTCGCTGCCGCTTCCCGGCACGGTCGGAACCGGCTCCGACGCGGTGAGCTACCACGTGCAGATCGCGAACATCGGCACGTTGGAATCGAATTCACCGGTGATGGTCAGCGACGTGGTTGTCGGCGCTATTCGCCGGATGAACGTGGAGGACTGGCGGGCTGACGTCGAGATCTCGGTCCGGCCTGATGCGGTGATTCCGGGAAACGCGGTCGCAGCGGTGGGGCAGACCAGTTTGTTGGGGTCGATGCACCTCGCCTTGGACCCGCCTGTGGGCGAGGCACCCACGGGGCGGTTGGCTCCCGGTGCGACCATTGCCTTGTCCAAGTCCTCGACATACCCCTCGACCGAGCAGACTCTGTCGTCGCTGTCGGTGGTGGTCAACGGCGGTGGCCTCACTCGCATCGGCGACATCGTCCATAACTTCAACGCGGCCCTCGACGGCCGGCAAGTTCAGATCCGGGATCTGCTGACCCGGATGAACACGGTGGTGACGCTGCTGGACAGTCAGCACGACAACATCATCGCCACGATCTCGTCGCTGAACCGGATGGCGGCGACGTTCGCCGGACAACGCGACGTACTGACCGGCGCACTGAACCGGATTCCTCCTGCCCTCGAGGTGTTGAACAAACAGCGGCCGCGACTGATCACTGCGTTGGACAAGCTGGGCGACTTCAGTGCTACCGCGAACCGACTCATCAACGACTCACAGGACGACATCGTTCGCAACCTGAAGAATCTCGAGCCGACGGTGCGCGCACTCGCCGACATCGGGCCGGACCTGACCACGGCGATTTCTTACCTGCCCACCTACCCTTACACGCAGGAGTTCATCGACCGCGGCATCCGCGGCGACTATATGAACCAGTTCATCGTGTTCGACTTCACCATTCCCCGTATGAAGAGGGGCATATTGCTCGGAACCCGGTGGGGTGACGCGAGCACCTCACTCGTACCGGCGCCCGGGGACCCGTGGTACTCGACCTATACGCGGGACCCGCTGCATGCACCCCTGGGGCCGCCGCCGACCGAGGTGGCAAGCCTGCCGCCGCTGACGGCCGCCGACACCGACGGTGACGCGATTACGGACGGGCCCGTCAGCTCACCCCCACAGGACGGCCACGTGTCGTCCCCACCGGCCCAGGGCGGAAGCTGA
- a CDS encoding MCE family protein, translated as MSVRTVLDSRGKKLAALGIALLMAAAVVFVGYQKLMGPKTIVAYFTSATAIYPGDEVRVVGVRVGTISSIEPLGTRTRIVLAVDRAVPVPADAKAIIVAPNLVSARYVQLTPAYESSPAASGATMRDGAEIGEDRTAVPVEWDEIKEQLTRLASDLGPSSGVSSTSLGHFIDTTADAMAGNGDKLRQTITQLADVGRVLGKGSGDIVGVITNLQTFVAALRDSNTQIVEFQGRLADVTSVIDGSRSDLDSAITELSAVVGKIQRFIAGSRDQTVEQVERLANVTQVLSDNSMVVKNVLHAAPNALVNGYNIYNPDTGGPRGSFAMNNFANPVATICSAIAAVENVTAEASGKACAQYLGPALRLMNFNYLPLPFNAYLGPSPKNVIYSDPALAPGGGGTDRGPQEISPAVSAYTGVGDVPPPPGWTDPAHPPGAYAPDGMPAHRHPALYPGAPIPPGVAPPPVPAASDVTELLLPPGAGLSAPGGAP; from the coding sequence ACGGCTATCTATCCCGGTGACGAGGTCCGCGTGGTGGGCGTGCGGGTGGGCACGATCAGTTCTATCGAGCCGTTGGGAACTCGCACCCGGATCGTCCTCGCGGTGGACCGTGCGGTGCCCGTTCCCGCAGACGCGAAGGCGATCATCGTGGCGCCCAACCTGGTGTCGGCTCGCTATGTGCAGCTGACGCCGGCCTATGAATCGAGTCCCGCGGCCAGTGGTGCCACCATGCGCGACGGTGCCGAGATCGGCGAGGACCGGACCGCCGTACCGGTCGAGTGGGACGAGATCAAAGAGCAGCTCACCAGGCTCGCCTCCGACCTGGGCCCGTCCAGCGGCGTGTCGAGCACTTCGCTGGGACATTTCATCGATACCACCGCCGACGCCATGGCAGGAAATGGTGACAAACTGCGCCAGACCATAACCCAGCTGGCCGATGTCGGCAGGGTTCTGGGCAAGGGGAGCGGCGACATCGTCGGGGTGATCACCAATCTCCAGACCTTCGTCGCCGCGCTACGTGACAGCAATACGCAGATCGTGGAGTTCCAGGGTCGCCTCGCCGATGTGACGAGCGTGATCGACGGCAGCCGCTCGGATCTGGACTCGGCCATCACCGAGCTGTCGGCCGTCGTCGGCAAGATTCAGCGGTTCATCGCGGGTTCGCGTGATCAGACCGTCGAACAGGTCGAGCGACTGGCGAATGTGACGCAGGTGCTCTCCGACAACAGCATGGTGGTCAAGAACGTGCTGCACGCGGCGCCGAATGCTTTGGTCAACGGCTACAACATCTACAACCCGGACACCGGTGGCCCCCGAGGATCGTTCGCGATGAACAATTTCGCGAATCCTGTCGCGACGATCTGCTCGGCGATCGCAGCCGTCGAAAATGTCACGGCCGAGGCGTCGGGCAAGGCGTGCGCGCAGTATCTGGGACCGGCCCTACGCCTGATGAACTTCAACTATCTGCCGTTACCCTTCAACGCCTACCTGGGTCCCTCTCCGAAGAACGTGATCTATTCCGACCCCGCGCTGGCGCCCGGGGGCGGGGGAACCGATCGCGGGCCGCAGGAGATCTCGCCGGCGGTCTCGGCTTATACCGGTGTCGGCGACGTGCCCCCTCCGCCGGGGTGGACCGATCCGGCACATCCGCCGGGGGCTTACGCACCCGACGGCATGCCCGCGCATCGGCACCCGGCCCTGTATCCGGGTGCGCCCATTCCGCCCGGGGTGGCGCCGCCACCGGTGCCGGCCGCATCGGATGTGACCGAGCTGCTGTTACCGCCAGGAGCCGGCCTGTCAGCCCCGGGGGGTGCGCCGTGA
- a CDS encoding MCE family protein, with translation MLTRFVRNQLIIFSIASVIGVSSMVLVYMQAPVLLGIGRISVALQLPTTGGLYKFSNVTYRGVEVGKVTDIRPTRLGAHVSMSLKSSPRIPVDLQANVRSVSAVGEQYVDLVPRTDAGPYLENGSTITADNVSLPKPVGPMLDQMSELVTSIPTGKLGALLDESFKALNGTGNDLGSLFESSSELAARLNGAADSTRGLIDDSRPLLEGQVDSVDAIRTWARSLAGITQQVDARDSEVRTILRAGSGAADEASRLLSEIKPTLPLLLANLTTVGQIGLVYHRSIEQLLVLLPPYLAATQSYGSSLNNPTGMALSEFSLTLGDPPACTVGFLPPSSWRSPADLSDVDTPDGLYCKLPQDSAIGVRGARNFPCMNQPGKRAPTVEICESDQPFEPLAMRQHVTGPYPIDPALIAQGVPPDDRITFGEQIFGPAENPAMPAPGAAEGDPAPPEVTGSAPEGSASVAPSGYAAGTAGPSVAFATYNPRTGQYAAPDGKVYSQSDLVRPAPRSWEDMLPK, from the coding sequence ATGCTGACCCGTTTCGTTCGCAACCAACTGATCATCTTTTCCATCGCCTCGGTGATCGGTGTCAGCTCGATGGTCTTGGTCTACATGCAGGCGCCGGTCCTGCTGGGCATCGGGCGCATCTCGGTGGCGCTGCAACTGCCGACCACCGGAGGCTTGTACAAGTTCTCCAACGTGACCTACCGAGGTGTAGAGGTGGGCAAGGTCACCGACATCCGGCCAACCCGCCTGGGCGCGCACGTCTCGATGTCCTTGAAGTCCTCGCCGAGGATTCCCGTAGATCTGCAGGCCAACGTGCGAAGCGTATCGGCGGTAGGCGAGCAATACGTGGATCTGGTACCGCGCACCGATGCCGGTCCCTACCTCGAAAACGGTTCCACCATAACCGCTGATAACGTGTCGCTGCCGAAGCCGGTTGGCCCGATGCTCGATCAGATGAGCGAGTTGGTAACCAGCATCCCCACCGGCAAGCTGGGGGCCTTACTCGACGAATCGTTCAAGGCGCTCAATGGAACAGGTAACGACCTCGGCTCTCTGTTCGAATCATCGAGCGAGCTGGCCGCCCGGCTCAACGGAGCCGCCGACAGTACGCGCGGCCTGATCGACGACAGTCGGCCGCTGTTGGAGGGTCAGGTAGACAGCGTTGACGCGATCCGAACCTGGGCGCGCAGCCTGGCCGGGATCACCCAGCAGGTGGATGCGCGTGATTCGGAAGTCCGGACCATCCTTCGCGCCGGATCTGGCGCAGCGGACGAGGCGTCCCGCCTGTTGTCCGAGATCAAGCCGACGCTGCCGCTGCTGTTGGCCAATCTCACCACGGTCGGCCAGATCGGCCTGGTCTACCATCGATCCATCGAGCAGCTGCTGGTGTTGTTGCCGCCGTATTTGGCCGCCACCCAGTCCTACGGGTCTTCTCTGAACAATCCGACGGGGATGGCGCTTTCGGAGTTCAGCCTTACTCTCGGCGACCCGCCGGCATGCACGGTGGGGTTCTTGCCGCCGTCGTCATGGCGTTCCCCGGCGGACCTGAGCGACGTGGATACGCCGGACGGGTTGTACTGCAAACTGCCGCAGGATTCTGCCATCGGGGTTCGCGGTGCGAGAAATTTTCCGTGCATGAATCAGCCCGGGAAGCGCGCGCCGACGGTCGAGATCTGTGAGAGCGACCAGCCTTTCGAGCCGCTGGCCATGCGCCAGCATGTTACCGGCCCCTACCCGATCGACCCTGCGCTGATCGCTCAGGGTGTTCCGCCGGATGATCGGATCACCTTCGGAGAACAAATCTTCGGCCCTGCCGAGAACCCGGCCATGCCGGCTCCGGGGGCCGCCGAGGGTGATCCGGCACCCCCGGAGGTAACGGGTTCGGCTCCTGAGGGATCCGCTTCTGTTGCGCCGAGTGGCTATGCCGCGGGCACCGCCGGCCCGTCGGTGGCATTTGCCACCTACAACCCCCGGACTGGGCAGTACGCGGCACCCGACGGCAAGGTGTACAGCCAATCGGACCTGGTGCGTCCGGCGCCGCGGAGTTGGGAAGACATGCTCCCGAAATGA